Part of the Siniperca chuatsi isolate FFG_IHB_CAS linkage group LG6, ASM2008510v1, whole genome shotgun sequence genome, GTTTAATTATGCCAATGTTATTGTTTAAAACACTCTCATGAAGAACGCGTAgagttgtttttacttttggtaccATGACCTTATATTTTGGATTGTGGTTATTATTAAATAAGCTAGGGAGAAAAACAATCTTTACTGTATTTATAGTGCTATTTTCAGCAATGCCAGCCTGTGTAAGGAGCAGATCTTCAAAAATGTcacatgttttatgtttctgaTATAATGCAGTAAAAGTTTTTGTAACCAGAAGATATAGGATACCATAAGAATGATGAACAAAATTATAACTTTAAAGCAACTTTAATGCAATTTATACAATCACTGAATATAAGAACAATAGgctacaataaaataaaatagctcTTTGCACTGAACGGTAAGCAATACCTTACAAAAACTACTACAGACAACTGTACATTCTTATTTTACAAAAGTAATGAGTTCATTTGGCTAACTTTGTGTGTAGCAAATCTATTCTGCATCAACAAGGCAtgcaacattttgacaaatcaAGGGAAACTACATCATTTGGAAATCACAAGTAGCTTTAATGGAAGAGTTAGGTTCCAAAGTACTTGTACACCCAGTTTGAGGAAAATTTGCCTTTTTTGCAACAGAGATTATGACTTACTAAACTAATagcattaacaatggctcagtttttttatttccaaaaaagCAACACCCGTGAGCAATCATGTGCAATACTGGGGCCCTAATTgtcaaaaataaatggaaaaaagccAATATCAAGTTTATTAATTAGACCTGTGCTGTTCCTGCTTTGACATATATCGTCTGCCGCGTAAAAGGCCTTTACTCGTTCAGATGCCAGTTCTtagtcaaaatgtttgaaatgtaagGAATCAGATGCAGTTTATCTAAGATCTTTGAAAAGTTTGATTTTCTTATCTTAAGAGAGGGTTCTCTTAATTTTCAGGCAGTAAATATATCCTTTACTttaaacttatcagaaaaaaactaaagtgcctcacattgcaaaaatacaattaaagcTATatatgagagaaaaagaataatGTATGATTAAAACAGCATTTCCTCAACTCTGGCATGTTTCTCTGCATATTTGTTTACATACTTCCCAACAagtgcaaaaaacaaataatacagGCCATGTCCTACGCAAtcgtattacaaaataaaactgacttttttgtaaatattgtgCATTTCTGGTTATTTCTACAAATTATAATCAGAGGGGTTTGCTTGTCATCATCACCTCTGGTCACAACAATGGAACCATTATAATGACAAACACTTTTCAACACTTAACTGGTAACATCTATTGGATTTACAGTTCAGTATGACATTTAAATTCATGATCAACTATTTGTTCATCCTATAATTGTATCTGCACATTTAACCCCAACATAGCTCACTGGAAAACAATTCAGTTGTTTTCAATTCAAAACAAAGACTGACCAGTTTTCATACAGTTATTTTATAAGTCTCTATAAACCCAGATCTAGTCACTAACTGGCACTGGGAGTCCTCTGGTTTCAGGTGGTCTGAGCAGTGGATCTGTGTGATCGTCTCTCTTTGCTTCAAGCCACCATGTTGTCATCTCCCCTTTTCCCTGTTGGGTCAAGAAAAATGAGAGTCAGGGTGCatgagagacagaagagagtcAAATTGCAAAGCATGTGTCCctttgaattttaaataaagcCATTAGGGTTTGATGGGgggcagagagcagcagctgaGGCCACCTCTTAGCTATACATCACAAGAGTCAACCCCCTCCCCCATAATCACACTGGCACCACCCAAAAAGAGGTCTTAGGTTACAATGCAAATAGAAGCCAGCAGAACTGGATAATACAATACTTccctgaaaaagagagcaaataCCAGACACACCCAGTCTCTTTTCCCTTGGAGGGAAGTTTTGAATTTCCTGTGATCTTTTAAAATCTCAGCCTCATAAAGCCCTTGTCTCTTTCAGTCAGTTTCAATGGTGGTACACTAGTTTGGATGTGATTATCGTTTtggctttctttttcttttttaaacagctaCCTTCACAACAGCATATATCAAAGAAGGTAGAAATAGGTTTAATTCAAAAGATGCTGTGGATGTACGCTCAATTGcccatttattatttttatttttattgcgtTAAGTAGACATATTTCATGTTTCtattatttagcctacccttattgatataaatggggtgcagaaaataatagaaacaccagtcagtataaaacaatacagttcaacagcaccacaaacagcAGCCTCCAAAAACAGTTccctaaaacagtttcaacaaaaactgaacattataaccttcatgaaggcaggatttattgcaggactgttgtattagactagctaactgcattagttttagctaagtgtacctaataaactgacaactgagtgtatatcagCTCTGCCTAGTGAGATGTGCtttccaaaacaataaaaggtCCAATCACCACAGCAACCATCATGACCATGACCAGGAATGTGCTGAACACAACCCTCTCTTCAGTGTTTTGTGTTGAGAAGTATGTTTTCCAAGTACAAATTACAGCTACAGAACAGCTACAGGAAGCTCAATATACATGTGTTGTACGGATGGTTCTGGGTTTGGTTATATATACcatataatatatgaatataatgTTACCTTCACAGAAAGTGTTCCTCTGCATGTCAGAACGTAACCTCTGAGTGTGTGAAGCAGGTCAGCTGTGGCACCACTCACCTGGATCTTCAGAGCTATGGACATAAtcataaagaaacacacagcatgtgACATTACATAATAATATGAACAACGCGTACCATGTAGAAGTTTTGGCTTTTTGTATTATCTTGGTGCATCTTTATGTACAAAATGTAGtgcatgtttttgatttttattccTCAAATCAACATTATTTGTATGACACAATGGGCTGACCAAGTAtgtatttcacacattttataacatattataatttttttaaatggtaacTTAAAAGCATGTTTGCAAAATGAGCAAGATAAAGTACTATACTGTGTGCACAAACCTCACTCTAAAATTAGCATTTCTTAGATTTTCCTTACAAAGCTCTTCAGGTCAAGTTTGATCTCCTTTTCAAGATTATATTTATCGTTAAAGtttaaactttttgttttttacttgtgAGCCTACAATCTCAGCCTACAGTCACTCAGTACTTTTGCTTTTCCATTATCCCACAAGCTTAATGCAGAGGATTAGGTGCTTGGTGAGCACGTTGTCCATCCTCCATGTTGTAACTCCACTGTGTTGTGCTGGTGAGCAAACATAAAGACAATCCTGTTTGGCACAATAGCAGCAGCGACAGCACAGGCCAAAGGCTAATTCTGAACTGCCATTGAAGTCAGTTACAACAACACTGCAGACAAACTCAAGCTCATACAGTAAAAATTAACCTGGTATTTTCTGAGACCAACTGTTCCACTTTGAGACATTGATTGGATAAAAGGCAGTGTGTCTAATCCTTCATTACCTTCACTTGTTGATTCCATGCGTGATGCTGTGTTGACAGTGTCCCCAAATAGGCAGTAGCGAGGCATTTTGGTGCCAACCACACCAGCCACAACAGGACCTGgcagaataaacagcagagaTTGTGAGCAACAGTTTTGGTGgataatattgtatatatgaCATTGCATAATCATGATGATGTATGTGCGGTTATTTAAAGGGGGCATACCCTAAATTTTAGAGTTACTTTTACCTACACATATGTATTGTGTATATGAAGCAGCCACAAactagtcaagtcaagtcagttttcaATATTACAactcacaaatttgcctcaaggggttTTGTAACTAAAGTTTCTATGAGGCTATAAGGAGGTGTTCAGTGATTGGACCACCCTCAACCTTCAGATTATAAGTGGGTTTTTTTAACTGAAGCACAGTTCGATTGAGACATAGTATACAATATGTGGTAAACTGATAAACTGATGCTGGATACAGATGAGATGTCCACAGCACCTGAGTGGATGCCGGCGCGTATCTTCAGCTGTGTGTTGGGCTTGTGAGGGATCTTGAAAGTGTGGCAGACACTGACCAGATCAAGAGCCATGCTTGCTATCTCTCCAGCATGATTGATGCCATTTTCTTGAGGGACCCCAGAGACCACCATGTCTGGATGGTTAGCCATTATTCCatgaaaagagacaaaacaggaagagggagagagcgagatgAACAgataataaaatgtcagaacaaaTTCAGATACTCTTCAGACAGTAAATCAGATCAGTTATTGTTTTTGGCCTTTTGTATTATCAATTTCAGTTGCGTATGTGCCTGTCTTCTCATTTTTTGTCCTTATTTTCAACCTGAGataaattttatttgaaattttgttttaatattgcTTTATCAAAATGATGTATAACTTTGTGTTGGTAGTTCAAAATCAGTTTATCATCCTTACTTACAAGCATCGCCTATTGTCTCCACTTTGTAGACGTCATAATTGTCAATAATGTCATCAAAAGTGGTGTAGAGCTGGTTGAGGAAGTTCACGACCTGGTGTGGAGTGCTGGCACCAGACAGCTGAGTAAAGCCGACAATATCACTGTTACAGGGGAATAATACAGTTTTAGTTATCCGTAGTTCTacaaacaatctttttttttaaagaagcaaaTTACATGTAACATAATAATgtacagagggaaaaaaataataaaaattcaaTCTAAAATATATCCCTGTTGAAAGTGAAATACATtgaaatgtatatatgttttactCTAGAGAATCTAAAACTGAGCAAATGtccattaaaaaataaaactctatTAAATGAGCAtgctttacacaacacaaacctGAAGTAGACAGTGGCGTTGGAGAAGCTCTGAGCCTCCGCTGTTCGACCTTGACGAAGGTCATCAGCCACCGGTTTTGGTAACATACCTGCACAGGAATTTCATGACTTGAAATAAGTCTGCTGAAAAATGTTCTGTCCTTGGGGCATGGAAATGATGATGGTGCTACTTCTgtaccactagatggcagtgaGCACATTTGATTGTGTTCTTTAATACTTGAAGATTTACACTTCAGGTATAAGTAATTCATGTGAACGACTAACTGACATTAACTAAACAGTAACAACTCTGCCTTGTGCAACTTTCCATGTGCTGCACAATggcatgcacatactgtagataattAATGGATTTGTGCCcattttattgtttactttTCATCATCCCTTTCATAATGAGCTGCAAATCCAGTCCTGCTTGTACTAGATATATCAGTGTTATCTCTGCAACACCATCAAGACATATTCCTGAAAGCTGCACTTAGTACCCGATAGTATGATTCTGCTTGGGATCAGAAATTAGAGCCATGCAAACCTTTCACGCCACACTGTTACCCTGACTTACTGTATAACAGCCGATCCGTCCTCTGTTTCTCTTGAAGAAGGTCCTGTGTTCTCTCAGCAACTATGGCCTCCAGATGTTTGCTGTACTTCTCCATCTGCAGTTAAATAAACCCCGTTTGTGTCTGAAACTCACAACAGTCCAGATGGTACAAATGGCATTTAAATTTGTCTTTGAAACACTACCATGTGGGAAATGTAGGTTTTGATTCAAATAACGCCAcattatatttgatatatttcttGTATTATTCATGGTAGATTTAATGCATACTATATCTTTACACCAATGCTATTCCAATATGTTATTTTACCATATTTCAGTGGGTTATTACCAGGTTCATCATCATGTCCACAGGGCTGACTTTGTGTGGGTTCATTTTGTCGAGCATCTTCTTCACCTGCTCAAACGTGGGCCTCATGGTGGCGTTATGAGACCAGCACTTCTTAATAAGCTGCTCAAGTGTTCCAGAAAAGAGAGCGACACCTCATTGTCTTATATGTTAATACAGTAATATGCCTATGACATATGATACTAATCTAACaagtttttgtatttattcaaagGGCAATTCAACAAGAGCGTAGTTAGTACGCAATATTACATTTCTCCCTATACAGTACTACACTGTAGCAATATTTCCAACATTTGCACATGTGACAGACCTCACAGTAGTCTCCTTGACTGGGACAGTCAGTATCTGCCTTCCCTGCTTTGAGTTCAGGCAGTGGGGGGCGCCACATGAGATCCATCCTCACTCCCTCAGCTTGGCCCTGTTAGAGAGGACTGCTGGTTACAAAGCAAAGATCAAAAGGAAGCCGAAGGTTGTAATCTACAGAGAAGGCTGTCATACTCACTGAAATTAGGTCAGAGCGAGTTGCAATCTCAAGCAGAATCATGGAGTAGCTGAGGAGAGGGAAAGTACAGAAAggatattatattataaagaaGCTCGCCTGTCCAGTCAATTTCAATATCTTTAAACTGTATCACATTTTCCTGTGGTCCACATATTGCAATCCAATACTAACTGCTTATACTGTGTCACTCAAACACACCTGTAGACATCTGCTGCTGGTGTCATATTGGAGATGCTTCCCAGCAGGACCTCTGGGGCACAGTATAAACGATTTACATCTACACAATTGAAGCAACTACTGATGGCCTCAAAGTCCTCCTTCCTGTAGGCTGTGAGCCCATAATCTGAagccaaacacagaaaaatatagAGTACAGTGAGGCAGGatgttgtttttcactttgCCTCGACAATAACGTTGCTGATGGTGTAGGACGTGGCTGAGTAGAGCAATGATCACTAtaaagagatgttttttttcttagtgCTATTTAAACTGTGTATGAGTGAGTTATCACACATCTGTAattgctgaaaacaaaatataacaatgacaaaaacGCTTTGACTTGACTTGGCAGGCCGCAGACTCAAGTTATGTCTGAGGGCGATATTGTGTCACCTGAGATTTTGCACACCCAGCGGTCATCAATAACACAGTTTCTGGAGTGAAGTCTCCCATGAAACATCTTATGCTGGTGGAGATACGACATCCCACGGGCGATGTCAGTGGCAAAGGACAGTCTGCATGGGGGAAGAAACACTCTTagatgttactgttgttgttttcaattCAAGGTAAAAGTCAGGGCATATAATAAATTACACTGGGCCATGCCACACccacaacacaaaaatacaatactgtatgtcttaCAGCTTGCACTGCATTATGGTCTATTGAGAAAATTTGCATTTAAGTCTTTTCTATGACCGATTTTTCCTTTGTGTGATTGTTGAATTGTGTTGTAAAATATTGAGTCTGGAAAGGAGCTCTTCCTCATTGCTCATCTGAGGGACTGACACCAAAATCTAACATTTCCTGCTGACATTTCCTtagcaaaatacattttgcatttcatCACATCATGTTGAACAACAGATCTATTGGTGTGATTATTGCTACTAAGAtcaagaaaaaaggaaaacaacaaaaagatcaGAATATCACCTAAATAGTCATGGTGTAGAAAATGAAGCTACATAATTTTTCTCACCTGAAGCCCCAGTTGATGGGGATGTCATCATTCAGCAGGACATCAGACAGGCTTCCTTTGGGGCAGTGCTCTGTGATAATGCTGACGTAGGGGACCTCGATGGAACCACCAATGAACTTGCATAGATTGGGGTGGTCCAGTTGCCTAACCAttatgaaaaatgactaaaataagCTGCAGGAGTTGTTCTTTCATTTGGGAGATAAGACTTTATTATgtcagtaaaatacatttttttccccttcttctgCAGGATTGTCCTCACCTAACCTCTTTCACCTCCCTCCTGATGGTTTTAGAGAGGGTGAAATGTTTATTCTGGATGTGTTTTACTGCCACCGTCCTCCCATCACTGCAAGATAGTTAACATCATCAAGTAAACTTAACTACCTAAATGCAGAATATGGAAGTAATTCTTAGCAAAATTCATCATCATATATTTGTGAAATGCAAAGGAACCAGTCATAAAAATTTGCATTTTGTCAAGAACAGATTAAAATGATCTACTGACctttaaagaaaaatcatttttattttcattttatttctttcaatCAATTCATGAAAGTGAACTGACGATCAAGGCAGGtaaacaatgaatgaaatgaagaaAGTAGTACAATATCTATACTACTATTTAactttacattgcattatattaCTTATATCACTATATAGCAATACTATATTACTGCTATATTGTGcttttacattattgtattatatgcTATATCATAgtattctcttttatttttgtcatatataCTTAACAGTATTCTATTActgcacatatatataaaacattatacttattatattattattatgtatatcGTACTTCATTGCTATAGCGCTATACTAACTGATACTATATAGTTCATACATCATGGCTGCCGGAGATGCACTACTTCTTCCCTTGTCTTGTCTAAGGTATTGTATTGCATTGTACTTATTGTATAAAGCTTTTTTAATGTCACCTCTCTAATTTCTTTAatctcttattttattttgaatttacttCATTCAAAGAgttctttatctgttttacttcctgtaagCCTCAGTCTCTGTGCTGCTATAACATGTgaatttcccctcagggatcattTAAGTCTTATCTTATCTCAAATGTTACACTGCTACTAACTGTACAGTGCTGATCCATATAGTATTGTCCATATTTTACTGATCCATACAGCAAACGAGTAAAAGAGTAAGGTAGTGCGTCTAAATGAAACAGTCAAAAGTTATGATTCATGAAAATGACGTTTCTCACTAAATGCCTGGCTGGATGAAGCCTTGTTTGAAGGAGGTGTTGACTCcagtacacacagtcacatcagTAGTTCGACTGATGCTGGAGTTACTCTTGACGCACTGCAGGCTGGTGGTGCTGCCGAGGCCCATGCGGCACACTCTACCTGCAGACACCAGACAGTTAGGTACTCATGTCAGACAGATTGTCAAGTCAAGAATAGTTTAGAGGAATTATACTGCttagatataaaaaaaatagtaaaattcAGGTCCATGCATGACTGTGTTATATACaggaatgaaaatgtatttattgaagGGTGTGTGGAGGGTGAAATAACCTTCAGGCC contains:
- the LOC122877875 gene encoding atrial natriuretic peptide receptor 2-like codes for the protein MALRTVASLYLCFLLGVNCWHDLDNTEYDCWPINSPNDFNMISCGGLEMAWVQRPPEKVTGGEEFNVSYTVTASDSFYEYTVRNKIFQFSNASEAKRFCHEHECPANWNNANEMNCCVYHANIHSCPLGLMKQGGICGPWIPDDGKIVTHTVSKAGKMTQKYWTSKVVLIHVGVTSVIAHIKVGQMHAALESKVLVVSAQVCGDDVCELEENCLNCPADCGICPMSITIKLAIGLPVALFSSGFILTMVWLQYQKQRMFWDESWIINYKSIIFGRVCRMGLGSTTSLQCVKSNSSISRTTDVTVCTGVNTSFKQGFIQPGIYDGRTVAVKHIQNKHFTLSKTIRREVKEVRQLDHPNLCKFIGGSIEVPYVSIITEHCPKGSLSDVLLNDDIPINWGFRLSFATDIARGMSYLHQHKMFHGRLHSRNCVIDDRWVCKISDYGLTAYRKEDFEAISSCFNCVDVNRLYCAPEVLLGSISNMTPAADVYSYSMILLEIATRSDLISGQAEGVRMDLMWRPPLPELKAGKADTDCPSQGDYCELIKKCWSHNATMRPTFEQVKKMLDKMNPHKVSPVDMMMNLMEKYSKHLEAIVAERTQDLLQEKQRTDRLLYSMLPKPVADDLRQGRTAEAQSFSNATVYFSDIVGFTQLSGASTPHQVVNFLNQLYTTFDDIIDNYDVYKVETIGDAYMVVSGVPQENGINHAGEIASMALDLVSVCHTFKIPHKPNTQLKIRAGIHSGPVVAGVVGTKMPRYCLFGDTVNTASRMESTSEALKIQVSGATADLLHTLRGYVLTCRGTLSVKGKGEMTTWWLEAKRDDHTDPLLRPPETRGLPVPVSD